A stretch of Haloprofundus halophilus DNA encodes these proteins:
- a CDS encoding DUF7344 domain-containing protein: protein MSDDEFKETGSRDNAADVGNQLLRREEVTSELDTVFELLSVARLRYVLYHLYGMDNDVTGVEDVVDAVCECEAAGTETDETPSRNEVRIDVHHSKLPRLDAAGVVDYDVRQGEIRCYHSSSLEEWLEHARQMELD, encoded by the coding sequence ATGTCTGACGATGAGTTCAAAGAAACTGGGTCCAGGGACAACGCCGCCGACGTGGGGAACCAACTGCTACGGCGCGAGGAGGTTACTTCGGAGCTCGACACCGTCTTCGAGCTCTTGAGTGTCGCTCGCCTTCGGTACGTCCTCTATCACCTCTACGGGATGGACAACGACGTAACCGGAGTAGAAGACGTCGTCGACGCCGTGTGCGAATGCGAGGCAGCGGGAACGGAGACGGACGAAACTCCCTCCCGAAACGAGGTTCGGATCGACGTCCACCACTCGAAGCTGCCACGTCTCGACGCGGCCGGAGTCGTCGACTACGACGTCCGACAGGGCGAGATCAGGTGCTACCACTCGTCGTCGCTCGAGGAGTGGCTCGAACACGCCCGGCAGATGGAACTCGACTAA
- the mtnP gene encoding S-methyl-5'-thioadenosine phosphorylase yields MTIGFIGGSGIYEALPLSNTREEEIETPYGEPSAPVTVGEFGDTGREVAFLPRHGPKHGRSPTNLPYRANIYAFKKLGVEYIFASNAVGSLKEELPPGTLVVPGQIFDRTKHRTSTFFGDGIVVHQPITEPYSPELVSHLADAAESVTDAEVQEGGTYVCIEGPQYSTRAESEFYREQGWDVVGMTAVPEAKLAREAEIAYATVAGVTDYDVWKQDHEVTLEEVLENAEKNQEAIKRTVEEAIRTLPETFECGAHDALEGTINTPADAIPRETRERVDLLVGDYLD; encoded by the coding sequence ATGACGATCGGCTTCATCGGTGGAAGCGGAATCTACGAGGCACTGCCGCTGTCGAACACCCGAGAAGAGGAGATCGAGACGCCGTACGGCGAACCGAGCGCACCGGTCACCGTCGGCGAGTTCGGCGACACGGGCCGCGAAGTCGCGTTCCTGCCGCGACACGGCCCGAAACACGGCAGGTCGCCGACGAACCTGCCGTACCGCGCGAACATCTACGCGTTCAAGAAACTGGGTGTCGAGTACATCTTCGCCTCCAACGCCGTCGGCAGTCTGAAAGAGGAGCTCCCGCCCGGAACGCTCGTCGTGCCGGGACAGATTTTCGACCGCACCAAACACCGTACCTCGACGTTCTTCGGCGACGGCATCGTCGTCCACCAGCCCATCACCGAACCGTACAGCCCCGAACTCGTCTCTCACCTCGCCGACGCCGCGGAGTCCGTCACGGACGCCGAGGTTCAGGAGGGCGGCACCTACGTCTGCATCGAGGGGCCGCAGTACTCGACGCGCGCCGAGAGCGAGTTCTACCGCGAACAGGGCTGGGACGTCGTCGGCATGACGGCGGTGCCGGAGGCGAAACTCGCCCGCGAGGCCGAGATCGCCTACGCCACCGTCGCCGGCGTCACCGACTACGACGTCTGGAAACAGGACCACGAGGTGACGCTCGAAGAGGTCCTCGAAAACGCCGAAAAGAACCAGGAGGCCATCAAGCGGACCGTCGAGGAGGCCATTCGTACGCTCCCCGAGACGTTCGAGTGCGGCGCACACGACGCGCTCGAAGGCACCATCAACACGCCCGCCGACGCCATCCCCCGAGAGACGCGCGAGCGTGTCGACCTCCTCGTCGGCGACTACCTCGACTGA
- a CDS encoding GNAT family N-acetyltransferase: MTVTIRRHASTDDEWDYLVGQSPMATPFHQSGVLRVIASEADASLHRLVGYKGEEPVGLFPFFEKRKGPFELVKSPPEGISILHLGPILSNYGKLKTRKRERRHRRFVEGCIEWVDDRFDPDRFQIHTTDRYDDFRPWVWNGFDVEMDATYIVDLERDLDEIKKSFSRSVRRAIGQARDAGCEVRVGGDSEAARIAEHIRARFEQSDITYFDTSPEQVVDYYEAFPDEQARPYVCLRDGEYVGGKIAIQFGDTTWWWKGGARPLEDVPANELLDWQIIRDAKEAGVSRYNLHGAIDPRSGQPKSKLSPELVPMYKLTRERPSIELATWFQRRIRPRLGL; the protein is encoded by the coding sequence ATGACTGTGACAATCCGTCGACACGCGAGCACCGACGACGAGTGGGACTATCTGGTCGGACAGTCGCCGATGGCGACGCCGTTTCACCAGTCCGGCGTCCTCCGCGTCATCGCGTCGGAGGCCGACGCGTCGCTCCACCGGTTAGTCGGCTACAAGGGCGAGGAACCGGTCGGACTGTTCCCGTTCTTCGAGAAGCGGAAGGGGCCGTTCGAACTGGTGAAATCCCCGCCGGAGGGGATATCGATACTCCACCTCGGGCCGATTCTCTCGAACTACGGGAAGCTCAAAACGAGGAAGCGAGAGCGTCGCCACCGACGGTTCGTCGAGGGCTGCATCGAGTGGGTCGACGACCGGTTCGACCCCGACCGGTTCCAGATACACACGACCGACCGTTACGACGACTTCCGGCCGTGGGTCTGGAACGGCTTCGACGTCGAGATGGACGCGACGTACATCGTCGATCTCGAACGCGACCTCGACGAGATCAAGAAGTCGTTCTCCCGGTCGGTCCGCCGCGCGATCGGCCAAGCGCGCGACGCCGGGTGCGAAGTACGGGTCGGCGGCGACTCCGAGGCGGCCCGCATCGCCGAGCACATCCGGGCGCGGTTCGAGCAGTCGGACATCACCTACTTCGACACCAGTCCCGAACAGGTCGTCGACTACTACGAGGCGTTCCCCGACGAGCAGGCCCGACCGTACGTCTGTCTGAGAGACGGCGAGTACGTCGGCGGGAAGATAGCGATTCAGTTCGGCGACACGACGTGGTGGTGGAAGGGCGGCGCCAGACCGCTCGAGGACGTACCGGCGAACGAACTGCTCGACTGGCAGATCATCCGCGACGCCAAGGAGGCGGGCGTCTCCCGCTACAACTTACACGGTGCGATAGACCCGCGCTCCGGGCAGCCGAAGTCGAAACTCTCGCCGGAACTCGTGCCGATGTACAAACTGACGAGGGAACGGCCGAGCATCGAACTTGCGACGTGGTTTCAGAGGCGAATCCGCCCCCGTCTCGGACTGTGA
- a CDS encoding MATE family efflux transporter — protein MLRLAVPMVVIQLLQVMYNVADTFWLGLLSANAVGALSLAFPMIFFLISIGGGFTAAGTILVAQYTGADSDGSADLIAGQTISFVTLLAVAIGILGFFVTDPMLSLLPTDAETGADIVPLAGDYMRLFFLGSPFLFGFFIFSSLMRGYGNTRVPMLVMVVSVAINVVLDPLLIFGWWVFPRMEIEGAAIATILARAVAAAIGMYVLFNTDVGPDVRLEHLPLQFDRVRDIVSLGVPTALEQSTSALAMILMTAMVATFPPAVVAAYGLGNRLTSLIFLPAMGMGQAIDAVVGQNLGAGKPERAARAAKLATKLVAIVLLPLAVVAAVTPEPIVAVFLGAGGPRAAETIAHASDYLRIASVMFVFMGVLQVMLGTFRGAGNTKTALAMSAITLWVVRLPATYVLVFVEGWAETGIWVAVALGDIGGAIVAVAWFTRGTWKSAVVDTDDGESSKSECAADRTPTDD, from the coding sequence ATGCTCCGGTTGGCAGTGCCGATGGTCGTCATCCAACTGCTCCAAGTGATGTACAACGTCGCGGACACGTTCTGGTTGGGTCTCCTCTCGGCGAACGCCGTCGGCGCGCTGAGCCTCGCGTTTCCGATGATCTTCTTTCTCATCTCCATCGGCGGCGGTTTCACCGCCGCGGGGACGATTCTGGTCGCGCAGTACACCGGCGCGGACAGCGACGGGTCCGCGGACCTCATCGCCGGGCAGACCATCTCGTTCGTGACGCTTCTGGCGGTCGCTATCGGTATTTTGGGTTTCTTCGTCACCGACCCGATGCTCTCGCTGCTACCGACGGACGCCGAGACGGGCGCCGACATCGTCCCGCTGGCGGGCGACTACATGCGCCTGTTCTTCCTCGGATCGCCGTTCCTCTTCGGCTTCTTCATCTTCTCGTCGCTGATGCGCGGCTACGGCAACACGCGGGTCCCGATGCTCGTGATGGTCGTCAGCGTCGCCATCAACGTCGTCCTCGACCCGCTTCTCATCTTCGGCTGGTGGGTGTTCCCCCGGATGGAGATAGAGGGCGCAGCCATCGCGACGATTCTCGCCAGAGCCGTCGCGGCGGCCATCGGGATGTACGTCCTCTTCAACACCGACGTCGGTCCGGACGTTCGTCTCGAACACCTGCCGCTGCAGTTCGACCGCGTCCGCGACATCGTCTCGCTCGGCGTGCCGACGGCGCTCGAACAGTCCACCAGCGCGCTCGCGATGATCCTCATGACCGCGATGGTCGCGACGTTCCCGCCCGCCGTCGTCGCCGCCTACGGTCTCGGCAATCGACTCACCTCGCTCATCTTCCTCCCGGCGATGGGGATGGGGCAGGCCATCGACGCCGTCGTCGGGCAGAACCTCGGCGCGGGCAAACCGGAACGGGCGGCGCGCGCGGCGAAACTCGCGACGAAACTCGTCGCCATCGTGTTGCTCCCGCTCGCCGTCGTCGCCGCCGTCACACCCGAACCCATCGTCGCCGTCTTCCTCGGCGCCGGCGGGCCGCGGGCGGCGGAGACTATCGCCCACGCGAGCGACTACCTCCGCATCGCGTCGGTGATGTTCGTCTTCATGGGCGTCCTTCAGGTGATGCTCGGGACGTTCCGCGGCGCGGGCAACACCAAGACGGCGCTCGCCATGTCGGCTATCACGCTGTGGGTCGTCCGCCTGCCGGCGACGTACGTCCTCGTCTTCGTCGAAGGCTGGGCCGAGACGGGTATCTGGGTCGCCGTCGCCCTCGGCGACATCGGCGGCGCTATCGTGGCCGTCGCGTGGTTCACCCGCGGCACGTGGAAGAGCGCCGTCGTCGACACCGACGACGGGGAGTCCTCGAAGAGCGAGTGCGCCGCCGACCGGACGCCGACCGACGACTGA
- a CDS encoding DUF7344 domain-containing protein, with protein sequence MAQKSNTEAVTTSRLLSSQRRVHALLALREAEAAMTLPVLVYETALREVDSPSDVTEDHLERVEITLRHVHLPKLAEFEVIRHDPDDERVSLTDDVETLESIIEAVF encoded by the coding sequence ATGGCACAGAAATCGAACACGGAAGCCGTAACGACGAGTAGACTCCTCAGTAGCCAGCGCCGAGTACACGCGCTGTTGGCGCTGCGCGAGGCGGAGGCGGCGATGACGCTCCCGGTGTTGGTGTACGAGACCGCACTTCGGGAGGTCGATTCGCCGAGCGACGTCACCGAGGACCATCTCGAACGAGTCGAAATCACGTTGCGACACGTTCACCTGCCGAAGTTAGCGGAGTTCGAGGTGATTCGGCACGACCCGGACGACGAGCGCGTCTCGCTGACCGACGACGTGGAGACGCTCGAATCGATCATCGAAGCGGTCTTCTGA
- a CDS encoding TrmB family transcriptional regulator: MSSENSQQQAVGLLQQLGLKEYEAKCFVALSRLPKGTAKQISDIADTPRTRVYDAIRVLEAKGLVEIQHTSPQQFRAVSLGEATQTLRRQYENRVDQLSAMLEDIEPVELDEDDSTSQEVWGLSGTSTIAARANNLIENASEEVVLIVGSEGMLTDALVESLDDATDRGVPVLVGTVSEDVRERLQQRVGDINVFVSELKWLHESEATDTDDEVSIERILLVDRNTILLSSLDPGTMNEHAVFGRGFDNGLVVLTRRLLASGLLPSQDPGRN; encoded by the coding sequence ATGAGTTCAGAAAATTCACAACAGCAAGCGGTTGGGTTGCTCCAACAACTCGGGTTGAAAGAGTACGAGGCGAAGTGTTTCGTGGCGCTCTCTCGGCTACCGAAAGGGACGGCAAAGCAGATAAGCGACATCGCGGATACGCCCCGGACGAGGGTGTACGACGCGATTCGGGTTCTGGAGGCCAAAGGGTTGGTCGAGATTCAACACACCAGCCCGCAGCAGTTCCGAGCCGTCTCGCTCGGAGAGGCGACGCAGACGCTGCGCCGACAGTACGAGAACCGCGTCGACCAGCTCTCGGCGATGTTGGAGGACATCGAGCCGGTCGAACTGGACGAGGACGACTCGACCTCCCAGGAGGTCTGGGGGCTGTCCGGGACGAGCACCATCGCGGCCCGAGCGAACAACCTCATCGAAAACGCGAGCGAGGAGGTCGTGCTGATCGTCGGGTCCGAGGGGATGCTGACCGACGCGCTCGTCGAGAGTCTGGACGATGCGACGGACCGAGGAGTGCCGGTGCTCGTCGGAACCGTCTCCGAGGACGTTCGAGAGCGACTACAGCAGCGGGTGGGCGACATCAACGTGTTCGTCTCCGAACTCAAGTGGCTCCACGAGTCGGAAGCCACCGACACCGACGACGAGGTCAGCATCGAGCGCATCCTCCTCGTGGACCGAAACACCATTCTACTGAGTTCGCTCGACCCGGGGACGATGAACGAACACGCCGTCTTCGGGCGCGGATTCGACAACGGACTCGTCGTCCTCACGCGCCGACTGCTGGCTTCGGGCCTCCTCCCGTCGCAGGACCCCGGCCGGAACTAA
- a CDS encoding ester cyclase, with protein MATTEPQTQMERQFRRVADEAWSKGDYGVLDEALADDYVSTHYQLERSFRGVDEYRTLIETYREAMPDLTVHVDDLIVADDCVVCRYRVTGTHEGTLRVRGMDVPPTGKSVETPGITIVRFDGDRCAEEFNSPHALGMMEQLGVIPGGADEMGEASA; from the coding sequence ATGGCAACCACCGAACCGCAAACCCAGATGGAGAGACAGTTCCGCCGCGTCGCCGACGAAGCGTGGAGCAAGGGTGACTACGGCGTCCTCGACGAGGCGCTCGCCGACGACTACGTCTCGACACACTACCAGCTCGAACGGTCGTTCCGCGGCGTCGACGAGTACCGAACCCTCATCGAGACCTACCGCGAGGCGATGCCGGACCTCACCGTCCACGTCGACGACCTCATCGTCGCCGACGACTGCGTCGTCTGCCGATACCGGGTCACCGGTACGCACGAGGGGACGCTCCGCGTCCGCGGGATGGACGTTCCGCCGACCGGGAAGAGCGTCGAGACGCCGGGAATCACCATCGTCCGATTCGACGGCGACCGCTGCGCCGAGGAGTTCAACAGTCCGCACGCGCTGGGCATGATGGAACAACTCGGCGTGATTCCCGGCGGTGCAGACGAGATGGGCGAGGCGAGCGCGTAA
- a CDS encoding DoxX family protein yields MSTQEVELRSTVAGFTAEGKLHTLSVWFILALRLMMGVAFLQAGSSKLLGGDFSAAGYLANAPAANGSPAADLFAAMAQTTWFMEFVNVAVPWGQIAIGLGILVGCLTRLAAFWGAFMMVLFYLGNWDVSHGYINGDFAYMLVFLSVAAFGAGRILGLDRYIEQYEVGGRPLVERYPWTRYLLG; encoded by the coding sequence ATGTCTACCCAAGAAGTCGAACTCCGAAGCACGGTCGCGGGGTTCACTGCGGAAGGAAAGCTCCACACGCTGAGTGTCTGGTTCATCCTCGCGCTCCGGCTGATGATGGGGGTCGCGTTCCTCCAGGCCGGTAGTAGCAAGCTTCTGGGCGGCGATTTCAGCGCCGCCGGCTACCTGGCGAACGCGCCGGCCGCCAACGGCAGTCCGGCCGCGGACCTGTTCGCCGCGATGGCGCAGACGACCTGGTTCATGGAGTTCGTAAACGTCGCCGTCCCGTGGGGACAGATCGCTATCGGCCTCGGCATCTTGGTCGGCTGCCTGACGCGGCTGGCAGCGTTCTGGGGCGCGTTCATGATGGTGCTGTTCTACCTCGGAAACTGGGACGTCTCCCACGGCTACATCAACGGCGACTTCGCCTACATGCTGGTGTTCCTCTCGGTCGCCGCCTTCGGCGCCGGTCGGATTCTCGGACTCGACAGATACATCGAACAGTACGAAGTCGGCGGCAGACCGCTCGTCGAACGGTACCCGTGGACGCGGTACTTGCTGGGCTGA
- a CDS encoding AEC family transporter, producing the protein MSLVSIFATAILPILALAGIGFLLGRTQDVDPGPLNTVTLYVLAPALVFHSLATTTLGGGTLVRVALGVAAYTVAMILVSEGIGRLLGEPEPILSALVLVSAFPNSGNYGVPLSEFAFGTTGRSTAVLYLAVQGVLVYTIGVYIASRSGGSAGLDGFKRALRVPLVYAVIAAVAARWLGVVPPVDGAAMETVQLVGDSSIPVMLLILGIQLANTDYGSALSRVGVANALKMVVAPVVGLGVAFALGFADPTVARVFVLECAMPAAITPLILVIEFSDGATVGGLSAAEYVSAVVFSTTLVSIPVLTVLIAVLESGMVI; encoded by the coding sequence GTGTCACTGGTCTCTATCTTCGCCACCGCGATACTGCCGATTCTCGCGCTGGCGGGCATCGGCTTTCTACTCGGGCGGACCCAAGACGTCGACCCCGGGCCGTTGAACACGGTAACCCTCTACGTACTCGCGCCCGCGCTCGTCTTCCACAGCCTCGCGACGACGACGCTCGGCGGCGGGACGCTCGTCCGGGTCGCGCTGGGCGTCGCCGCCTACACCGTCGCGATGATTCTCGTCTCCGAGGGAATCGGTCGACTGCTCGGCGAACCCGAGCCGATTCTGAGCGCGCTCGTCCTCGTCAGCGCGTTCCCGAACTCCGGCAACTACGGCGTCCCGCTCTCGGAGTTCGCGTTCGGTACGACGGGGCGCAGCACGGCGGTGCTCTACCTCGCAGTGCAGGGCGTGCTCGTCTACACCATCGGCGTCTACATCGCCTCCCGAAGCGGCGGCTCGGCGGGTCTCGACGGGTTCAAACGCGCGCTCCGCGTCCCGCTCGTCTACGCCGTTATCGCCGCCGTCGCCGCGCGGTGGCTCGGCGTCGTCCCGCCCGTCGACGGCGCGGCGATGGAGACGGTCCAACTCGTCGGCGACTCCTCGATTCCGGTGATGCTGCTCATCCTCGGCATCCAACTGGCTAACACCGACTACGGCTCCGCGCTCTCGCGCGTCGGCGTCGCCAACGCGCTCAAGATGGTCGTCGCCCCCGTCGTCGGTCTCGGCGTCGCGTTCGCGCTCGGCTTCGCCGACCCGACGGTCGCGCGCGTCTTCGTCCTCGAATGCGCGATGCCCGCCGCCATCACGCCGCTCATCCTCGTCATCGAGTTCTCCGACGGCGCGACCGTCGGCGGCCTCTCGGCGGCGGAGTACGTCAGCGCCGTCGTCTTCTCGACGACGCTCGTCAGCATTCCGGTGCTGACGGTTCTCATCGCCGTGTTAGAGTCGGGGATGGTGATTTAA
- a CDS encoding phosphoribosyltransferase: MSDLPDEFKCTITNWEYIYGLCRDVSDDVKQSSFEPDVVVALARGGWFAGRCLCDFLGLDDLTSLKMEHYVGTAQKSGEPEVRYPMPEGSVEGKNVLIIDDIADTGGSIKRADEYVRERDADEVRTATLQLLQTSEFEPDYVGERLEQWAWIVYPWNFIEDMVDLISGVMVKADEETFELEDVRHYLDEFHDVDPIGMEIAQPDRLQEVMAEMERREFVETTGSGAWRLIDNEGVGA; encoded by the coding sequence ATGAGCGACCTCCCCGACGAGTTCAAGTGCACTATCACCAACTGGGAGTACATCTACGGACTCTGCCGCGACGTGAGCGACGACGTGAAACAGTCGTCGTTCGAACCGGACGTGGTCGTCGCGCTCGCCCGCGGCGGGTGGTTCGCGGGTCGGTGTCTGTGCGACTTCCTCGGGCTGGACGACCTGACGAGCCTGAAGATGGAACACTACGTCGGCACCGCCCAGAAGTCGGGCGAACCCGAGGTCCGCTACCCGATGCCGGAGGGCAGCGTCGAGGGGAAGAACGTACTCATCATCGACGACATCGCCGACACCGGCGGTTCCATCAAGCGCGCCGACGAGTACGTCCGCGAGCGCGACGCCGACGAGGTCCGCACGGCGACGCTGCAACTGCTGCAGACCAGCGAGTTCGAACCGGACTACGTCGGCGAGCGCCTCGAACAGTGGGCGTGGATCGTCTACCCCTGGAACTTCATCGAGGACATGGTCGACCTCATCTCGGGCGTGATGGTGAAAGCCGACGAGGAGACGTTCGAACTCGAAGACGTGCGCCACTACCTCGACGAGTTCCACGACGTCGACCCCATCGGGATGGAGATCGCCCAGCCGGACCGCCTCCAGGAAGTGATGGCGGAGATGGAGCGCCGCGAGTTCGTCGAGACCACGGGGTCGGGCGCGTGGCGGCTCATCGACAACGAAGGCGTCGGCGCGTAA
- a CDS encoding ABC transporter ATP-binding protein: MNDGVPRVAVHDISKVYGDDGDGDDDGDGDGLRALEGVDFEVDAGEFVCIVGPSGSGKTTLFRIVAGLESPTGGEVLLSGEPVTAPTRDLGIVFQEYHLFPWLTVRENVAFGLEQMDVAPDERETRVEEMIGLVGLSGFGDSYPRELSGGMKQRVGIARALAVDPELLLMDEPFGSVDAQTKSTLHDRLLRIWEETRKTILFVTHDVEEAVTLADRIVVLTPGPGTVREIVDVDLDRPRSRTDEAFVDIHERVRSLIRDENRYGR, encoded by the coding sequence ATGAACGACGGAGTTCCTCGCGTCGCCGTTCACGACATCTCGAAGGTGTACGGCGACGACGGCGACGGTGACGACGACGGCGACGGCGACGGACTTCGCGCCCTCGAGGGCGTCGACTTCGAGGTCGACGCCGGCGAGTTCGTCTGCATCGTCGGCCCGTCGGGCAGCGGTAAGACCACCTTGTTCCGCATCGTCGCCGGGCTGGAGTCGCCGACCGGCGGCGAGGTGTTGCTCTCCGGCGAGCCGGTGACCGCTCCCACGCGTGACCTCGGCATCGTCTTCCAGGAGTACCACCTCTTTCCCTGGTTGACCGTCCGCGAGAACGTCGCGTTCGGGTTGGAGCAGATGGACGTCGCCCCCGACGAACGCGAGACGCGCGTCGAGGAGATGATCGGCCTGGTCGGTCTCTCGGGCTTCGGCGACTCCTATCCCCGGGAGCTCTCCGGCGGCATGAAACAGCGCGTCGGTATCGCCCGCGCGCTGGCGGTCGACCCCGAACTGCTGTTGATGGACGAACCGTTCGGGAGCGTCGACGCCCAGACCAAGAGCACCCTCCACGACCGGCTGTTGCGCATCTGGGAGGAGACGAGGAAGACGATTCTGTTCGTCACTCACGACGTCGAGGAGGCGGTCACGCTCGCCGACCGAATCGTCGTCCTCACGCCGGGACCGGGGACGGTCCGCGAGATCGTCGACGTCGACCTCGACCGTCCCCGGAGCCGAACCGACGAGGCGTTCGTCGACATCCACGAGCGCGTCCGCTCGCTCATCCGAGACGAGAACCGATACGGACGCTGA
- a CDS encoding ABC transporter permease: MSTEIETEFGDSFDIGGSHRGARLVRGASGVVAFLGIWWVSALFSPTYVLPSPDVVAETFWVELASGSMLTALGQSVTHWLPGAVVGTVLGVALGVALAWSQRLDDVAAPIVRVLRPVPPLALIGFAIAWFGINHGGAAFIIAAGAFWINYYATYGGVQGVSEDLIDVARSLGANSTWGQIRQVVLPAASPEILTGIRTGVGRSWMLILAAEIFGVPGVGRTILTASNNLSVDVVIAYIALMSLVYLVVDSAFERVQRRLLAWR, encoded by the coding sequence ATGAGCACGGAAATCGAGACGGAGTTCGGTGACTCCTTCGACATCGGCGGGTCCCACCGCGGGGCGCGACTCGTCCGCGGCGCGTCCGGCGTCGTCGCCTTCCTCGGCATCTGGTGGGTTTCCGCGCTGTTCAGCCCGACGTACGTCCTGCCGTCGCCCGACGTCGTCGCGGAGACGTTCTGGGTCGAACTCGCCTCCGGGTCGATGCTGACCGCGCTGGGTCAGAGCGTCACCCACTGGCTGCCCGGCGCCGTCGTCGGGACCGTTCTGGGGGTAGCACTCGGCGTGGCGCTGGCGTGGAGTCAACGGCTTGACGACGTGGCCGCGCCCATCGTCCGGGTGCTTCGACCGGTGCCGCCGCTCGCGCTCATCGGCTTCGCCATCGCGTGGTTCGGCATCAATCACGGCGGCGCCGCGTTCATCATCGCCGCGGGGGCGTTCTGGATCAACTACTACGCCACCTACGGCGGGGTCCAGGGCGTCTCCGAGGACCTCATCGACGTCGCGCGCTCGCTGGGGGCGAACTCGACGTGGGGGCAGATTCGACAGGTCGTGCTGCCCGCCGCGTCGCCGGAGATTCTGACGGGCATCAGGACCGGCGTCGGACGCTCCTGGATGCTCATCCTCGCCGCCGAAATATTCGGCGTTCCCGGCGTCGGTCGGACGATTCTGACCGCCTCCAACAACCTCTCGGTCGACGTCGTCATCGCCTACATCGCACTGATGAGCCTCGTCTACCTCGTGGTGGATTCGGCGTTCGAACGCGTCCAGCGGCGACTGCTCGCGTGGCGATGA
- a CDS encoding ABC transporter substrate-binding protein translates to MTRPSRELSRREYLAGSGAAALTGLAGCTGVLGSDGSDTLTVAYMPIYPDMQYFVMDQEGYFDELDANVEGKQFTDGPSIVKAYASGDIDVAMFGIVPAMIVVDRGIAAKVVAANIEEPMGILAHDRFAEMWDPNDPAGSFEQWRSETGERFTFGTFPEGSVPDILLRYWLVDEHDLEPGEHVDIVGAGGANAVFQGLANEEFDGTSIMEPVPTKIAANDLPYQFIDVAADFMPGQPAAVTLMADEVRDSDTAAAFVRQHRRATEFISSNRETAAEHASAVVGEQSLPVDIARQAMESPLSNFITDPREIESGTKIFAEYANRLGKTDSTLSAEQVFDYSVYDGLE, encoded by the coding sequence ATGACCAGACCGAGTCGCGAACTATCGCGACGAGAGTACCTCGCCGGCTCCGGCGCCGCGGCCCTGACGGGCCTCGCCGGCTGTACCGGCGTCCTCGGCAGCGACGGGTCGGATACGCTCACGGTGGCGTACATGCCGATATACCCCGACATGCAGTACTTCGTGATGGACCAGGAGGGGTACTTCGACGAACTCGACGCGAACGTCGAGGGCAAGCAGTTCACCGACGGGCCGAGCATCGTGAAGGCGTACGCATCGGGCGACATCGACGTAGCGATGTTCGGTATCGTCCCGGCGATGATCGTCGTCGACCGCGGCATCGCCGCGAAGGTCGTCGCCGCCAACATCGAGGAGCCGATGGGCATCCTGGCGCACGACCGATTCGCCGAGATGTGGGACCCGAACGACCCCGCGGGGTCGTTCGAGCAGTGGCGCAGCGAGACGGGCGAGCGGTTCACGTTCGGCACCTTCCCCGAGGGGTCGGTTCCGGACATCCTCCTTCGGTACTGGCTCGTCGACGAGCACGACCTCGAACCGGGCGAACACGTCGACATCGTCGGCGCGGGCGGCGCCAACGCCGTCTTCCAGGGCCTCGCCAACGAGGAGTTCGACGGGACGAGCATCATGGAGCCGGTGCCGACGAAGATCGCGGCCAACGACCTCCCGTACCAGTTCATCGACGTCGCGGCCGACTTCATGCCCGGCCAACCCGCCGCGGTGACGCTGATGGCCGACGAAGTCAGAGACTCCGACACGGCCGCGGCGTTCGTCCGCCAACACCGGCGCGCGACGGAGTTCATCTCCTCGAACAGGGAGACGGCCGCGGAACACGCCAGCGCGGTCGTTGGCGAGCAGTCGCTGCCGGTCGACATCGCCAGGCAAGCGATGGAGTCGCCGCTGTCTAACTTCATCACCGACCCCCGCGAGATCGAGAGCGGGACCAAAATCTTCGCCGAGTACGCGAACCGGTTGGGGAAGACGGACTCGACGCTCTCCGCGGAGCAGGTGTTCGACTACTCGGTCTACGACGGTCTCGAGTGA